In Chlorocebus sabaeus isolate Y175 chromosome 9, mChlSab1.0.hap1, whole genome shotgun sequence, the genomic stretch cgAGAAGCTcaggtgggagcatcacctgagcctgggaagttgaggctgcagtgagccatgattataccactgcacaatccagcctgggtgacagagccagacactgtgccaaaaaaaaaaaaaaaaaaaaaaaaaaaaagggaatatgtCTCCTTTTCATaagaaatatattaacatttataatCTGTGGTAACTTATTCTTGTTTCTAGACTGCTGCATAGATGATAACCTGTTGGAGAGGAGACAGGAAAATCAAGACCAGCATTTGCAGAAAGTTGATTTTttcaacaacaaaacactgaCTACGGACAGAAATGGTGTATTaggaaaaacattttatcttgACACAAACCCCATTCTATTAAGAAAAATACGTGGCAACTGTGACTCATATGGAGTgaatttgaattatattttggAATTAATTATTAGTAATAGAAGCTCCTTTATAAGGAACCCTTCTGAGTGTAATGCACATGGGAAAGTTTTCCTTTGTATGAAGCGTGAAAATCCTTATGCCAGAGGGAAACCTTTGGAATATGATGGAAATGGGAAAGCCATCTCTCAGAATGAGGACCTATTTAGGCATCAAACTCTGAAGCAGTGTTTTGAATACAATCAGTGTGGGAAGGCTTTTCATGAAGAGGCAGCCTGCATTACCCATAAGAGAGTATGCTCATGGGAGACCCTGTGAATATAATGGACATGTGAGAGCCTTTCCGATAGACCAATATTCATTGTTCATCAGATAACTCACATAAGGGAGAGTTCCTATGAATTCAATGAATGTGAGAGGAGGTCTGGTGAGAAGCCACCTGTAAGTAAACACCACAGAGTTAATGGAGATGGAACACTATGAGTGTAATGCGAGAGAATAGTTTTGGCAAGAAATCACTCCTCATTCTACGAAGTTACAGAGGAGAGAAAACTTTTGACTGTAATAGAGATTTGAAAGTATTCTGCAAGAAGCCAAATTTCACTCAGCATCAAGAAACACGTATAGGAAAGAATGCCTATAAAATTAATCAGCATGCTAGTACATTTTGCCGTAAGCCAAAACTTTCTGTATATCAGAAAACAGATGGAGGAGAAAAACTCTATGAATGTAGTGAATGTGGGAAAACCTTCTACCAGAAGTCATCCCTCACAGCACATCAGAgaacacacacaggggagcaacCCTATGAATATAATGAAACCTTTTACCAGAATCCTGACTTTGCTAAACATCAGAGAGACAACATAGAGGAAACCCTTGTCAACATCCTGAAGGCTCAGAAACCTTCACCTTCTTGGACTCATTCCATAGCAACCCAGGTTGGGGTGAGAACACCCAATAAAGATGAGAAATCTTTTGCCTAGAAGTGATGTTTCATTGAACAGCAAATAAttgacattttatctttttttcttttcttttgttgttgttatttttttgagacagactttcactcttattgcccaggctggagagcaatggcgtgatcttggctcaccgcaacctctgtctcccgggttcaagcgatcctcctgcctcagcctcccaagtagctgggattacaggcatgcgccaccatgcctggctaattttgtatttttaggagagacggggtttcaccatgttggtcaggctgttcttgaactcctgagctcaggtgatccacccgcgttggcctgccaaagtgttaggattacaggcgtgaaccactacacccagcccttctttttttgttgttttttgttttttttttttttgaatcagggtctcactctgttgctcaggctggagtgcagtggcacaatctcagttcactgcagcctcctcctcccaggttcaagtgattgttgtgcctcagcctcccaagtagctgggactacaggcatgtgccaccatgctcagctaatttttgtattttttgtaaagacagattttcaccatgttggccagagtggtctggaactcctgacctcaagtgatctgcccaccttggcctcccaaagtgctgggattacaggtgtgagccaccatgcctggccaataattgatgtttttatttattatttttttgagatggagtcttactctgttgcccaggctggagtgcagtggggtgatctcggctcactgcaacctccacctcctggcttcaagcgattcttctgcctcagcctcctgagtagctgggattacaggtgtgtgccaccagacccagctaatttttgtatttttagtagagacagggtttcgccgtgttggccaggctggtcttgaactcctgacctcaggtgatctgcctgcttcggcctcccaaagtgctgggattacaagcatgaagcaccacacctggcctttattctctttttattcttaccTTAGAATCACAAGATGGTAGTGCAGGAAGAGTATACAGTATTTAACTATTTCTGCcttatttgaaagataaaatatatggAGCCTGAGAGAATCAGTGAATTATTACTGGTCACTCCTTTGTTACTGATCAAGATAAGAGTTTattctgggcgcggtggctcacacctgtatcccagcactttgagaagccgaggcaggtggatcacctgagatcaggagtttgagaccagcctggccaacatggggaaaccccgtctctactaaaaatacaaaaaattagctgggcgtggtggcgggtgcctgtaatctcagctcctcgaaaggctggggcaggagaatcgcttgaacctgggaagtggaggttgcagtgagttgagatcgtgccactgc encodes the following:
- the ZNF487 gene encoding putative zinc finger protein 487 isoform X5 codes for the protein MKTTELQRGGVAASGPCPEDPVQRCDAGELQPPPLYKDVMLENYSLLLSVGYCITKPVVICKLEHGEVLWILEEESPSQNHLDCCIDDNLLERRQENQDQHLQKVDFFNNKTLTTDRNGVLGKTFYLDTNPILLRKIRGNCDSYGVNLNYILELIISNRSSFIRNPSECNAHGKVFLCMKRENPYARGKPLEYDGNGKAISQNEDLFRHQTLKQCFEYNQCGKAFHEEAACITHKRVCSWETL
- the ZNF487 gene encoding putative zinc finger protein 487 isoform X4 is translated as MVFWYVAQAGLEPLGPSDPPALASQNIGITGGVAASGPCPEDPVQRCDAGELQPPPLYKDVMLENYSLLLSVGYCITKPVVICKLEHGEVLWILEEESPSQNHLDCCIDDNLLERRQENQDQHLQKVDFFNNKTLTTDRNGVLGKTFYLDTNPILLRKIRGNCDSYGVNLNYILELIISNRSSFIRNPSECNAHGKVFLCMKRENPYARGKPLEYDGNGKAISQNEDLFRHQTLKQCFEYNQCGKAFHEEAACITHKRVCSWETL
- the ZNF487 gene encoding putative zinc finger protein 487 isoform X6, which codes for MKTTELQRGVAASGPCPEDPVQRCDAGELQPPPLYKDVMLENYSLLLSVGYCITKPVVICKLEHGEVLWILEEESPSQNHLDCCIDDNLLERRQENQDQHLQKVDFFNNKTLTTDRNGVLGKTFYLDTNPILLRKIRGNCDSYGVNLNYILELIISNRSSFIRNPSECNAHGKVFLCMKRENPYARGKPLEYDGNGKAISQNEDLFRHQTLKQCFEYNQCGKAFHEEAACITHKRVCSWETL
- the ZNF487 gene encoding putative zinc finger protein 487 isoform X8; this translates as MKTTELQREMVFWYVAQAGLEPLGPSDPPALASQNIGITGVAASGPCPEDPVQRCDAGELQPPPLYKDVMLENYSLLLSVGYCITKPVVICKLEHGEVLWILEEESPSQNHLDCCIDDNLLERRQENQDQHLQKVDFFNNKTLTTDRNGVLGKTFYLDTNPILLRKIRGNCDSYGVNLNYILELIISNRSSFIRNPSECNAHGKVFLCMKRENPYARGKPLEYDGNGKAISQNEDLFRHQTLKQCFEYNQCGKAFHEEAACITHKRVCSWETL
- the ZNF487 gene encoding putative zinc finger protein 487 isoform X3, yielding MPVAYGRGPARHAGAAGLPEAQAALDRKGPGTGAGPAPRRPRPGSAAAVSMVKWSTGPKVPQLRRPPGTSGSSFLRETAEVRAVRAGAWSLRGRGGVAASGPCPEDPVQRCDAGELQPPPLYKDVMLENYSLLLSVDCCIDDNLLERRQENQDQHLQKVDFFNNKTLTTDRNGVLGKTFYLDTNPILLRKIRGNCDSYGVNLNYILELIISNRSSFIRNPSECNAHGKVFLCMKRENPYARGKPLEYDGNGKAISQNEDLFRHQTLKQCFEYNQCGKAFHEEAACITHKRVCSWETL
- the ZNF487 gene encoding putative zinc finger protein 487 isoform X7 yields the protein MLENYSLLLSVGYCITKPVVICKLEHGEVLWILEEESPSQNHLDCCIDDNLLERRQENQDQHLQKVDFFNNKTLTTDRNGVLGKTFYLDTNPILLRKIRGNCDSYGVNLNYILELIISNRSSFIRNPSECNAHGKVFLCMKRENPYARGKPLEYDGNGKAISQNEDLFRHQTLKQCFEYNQCGKAFHEEAACITHKRVCSWETL